One window of the Candidatus Baltobacteraceae bacterium genome contains the following:
- a CDS encoding TonB-dependent receptor → MRLSLARTLCGALICAFLACALPAHAQSAARVVGLVVDAASGVALSGALVRIVGTSTHTVTDARGAFAFKTVGPGTYRLEVEHQGYQPALSLPVWVDTRSTVRTTLALQRATGGLHVITVTSTTAGNSLQQSSAFTQSLDSEALQAGGVQRAGDALRQLPGVNNGITGDTAALGDDINLNVRGIGTAETVAALDGDPIGYGIKGGYNYQLSPLFPFRDVQVLYGSGGSDLLGINAIGGVVNFQTLDPTPTQEVSVMQGYGTFERQSTNVIATGSTGKLGYALAYGVSGLDGPLRNAYFYQVGAQASYIDDSSVTSRANLIKLTYAPDSKTNIVLTGVNSSYWENKTGNGDGDYLPYPSAYATCVASGSADPAQCASQTTGWQGAGPAWQAFNFGYQDATVSHRFGEGTVSFNGFTTLYDDTTYRLNLPTPVNQYLRDYRVRTSGSLLGDDFAGADDDFAFGYNYFNNAYVYSDLYALSPKKNTYTAPYSNEGAFFIREVWQAQHSPLTAFFNVWARHASETDSSYLDPRLSLLYRTSPRDVVRAAFGATTTEPTSDELDLPFQPGQLADGITNGTGGGATYTCGALNSIGSVPSADLKPERGVDEEAAWGHTWFGDSITQLQLYNVDVYDKLYSSLVPLSQAGAAGINPSYLAAANQALTGVCGANNYTLGVTGTVNIGTLQARGADLSGRQRISLRLYIDYDWALTSSVLENAPPQYLEANLTSIVGSQIKGVPLHTANVAVDNTFGVVDARYTIYTVSINNTKDLPAYDYSDLRLTTPISRNATFTIAISNVFNQYANIAGLIGEGVPAPLNSYASVADYAPYIGKSATEWFGLPYRQVYFSLQFLR, encoded by the coding sequence GTGCGCCTGAGTCTCGCTCGCACCCTGTGCGGAGCGCTTATCTGCGCATTCTTGGCATGCGCGCTGCCCGCTCACGCGCAGTCCGCTGCACGCGTCGTGGGTCTGGTGGTCGATGCCGCCTCCGGTGTCGCCCTCTCCGGTGCCCTGGTCCGCATCGTCGGCACCTCGACGCACACGGTAACCGACGCGCGCGGCGCATTTGCGTTCAAGACCGTCGGGCCGGGCACGTATCGGCTCGAAGTCGAGCATCAAGGATATCAACCGGCGCTCTCCCTCCCGGTCTGGGTGGACACACGCAGCACGGTGCGAACGACGCTCGCTCTGCAGCGTGCGACCGGAGGGCTGCACGTGATTACGGTGACCTCGACAACGGCCGGCAACAGCCTGCAGCAGTCGAGCGCGTTTACGCAGAGCCTGGATTCGGAGGCATTACAAGCCGGCGGCGTTCAGCGCGCCGGCGATGCGCTTCGTCAGCTGCCCGGTGTGAACAACGGCATCACCGGCGACACCGCCGCACTCGGCGACGACATAAACTTGAACGTTCGCGGCATCGGGACCGCCGAGACCGTCGCCGCGCTCGACGGCGATCCGATCGGCTACGGCATCAAAGGCGGCTACAATTATCAGCTCTCGCCGCTCTTCCCGTTTCGCGACGTGCAAGTGCTCTATGGGTCGGGCGGAAGCGATCTTCTCGGCATCAACGCGATCGGCGGGGTCGTCAACTTTCAAACGCTCGATCCCACGCCCACACAAGAGGTGAGCGTGATGCAGGGCTATGGAACCTTCGAGCGTCAGAGTACGAACGTTATCGCCACCGGTTCGACCGGCAAGCTTGGCTATGCGCTCGCCTACGGTGTCTCCGGCCTTGACGGCCCGCTCCGCAACGCCTACTTCTATCAGGTCGGCGCTCAGGCGAGCTACATCGACGACTCGTCGGTGACCTCGCGCGCGAACCTGATCAAGCTGACGTACGCGCCGGATTCCAAGACGAACATCGTCCTGACCGGCGTCAACAGTTCGTACTGGGAGAACAAGACCGGCAACGGCGACGGCGACTACCTTCCCTACCCGAGCGCGTACGCGACCTGCGTTGCGTCCGGCAGCGCCGATCCGGCGCAGTGCGCGTCCCAGACGACCGGGTGGCAAGGTGCGGGCCCGGCGTGGCAAGCGTTCAACTTCGGCTACCAAGATGCGACGGTTTCGCATCGCTTCGGTGAGGGGACCGTTTCGTTCAACGGGTTCACGACGCTCTACGACGACACCACCTACCGTCTCAACCTCCCGACGCCCGTGAATCAATATCTGCGCGATTATCGCGTTCGGACGAGCGGATCGTTGCTGGGCGACGACTTCGCCGGAGCCGACGACGACTTCGCCTTCGGCTACAACTATTTCAACAACGCATACGTCTACAGCGACCTCTATGCGCTCAGCCCAAAAAAGAACACGTATACCGCACCGTACTCTAACGAGGGAGCGTTCTTCATTCGTGAGGTGTGGCAAGCGCAGCATTCGCCGCTCACCGCCTTCTTCAACGTCTGGGCGCGGCACGCGAGTGAAACCGATTCGTCGTACCTCGATCCGCGGCTCTCGCTGCTCTATCGTACCTCGCCGCGTGACGTGGTTCGCGCCGCATTCGGAGCGACGACGACCGAACCGACCTCGGATGAACTCGATCTCCCGTTCCAACCGGGTCAACTCGCTGATGGAATCACGAATGGCACCGGCGGAGGTGCGACGTACACCTGCGGTGCGCTCAACTCGATTGGATCGGTGCCGTCGGCCGACCTCAAACCCGAGCGCGGCGTCGACGAAGAGGCCGCTTGGGGACACACGTGGTTCGGGGACTCGATCACGCAGCTTCAGCTCTACAACGTCGACGTCTACGACAAGCTCTACTCATCGCTGGTACCGCTTTCGCAAGCGGGTGCGGCAGGCATCAATCCGTCGTACCTTGCGGCCGCAAACCAGGCGCTCACCGGCGTGTGCGGTGCGAATAACTACACGCTCGGCGTTACGGGCACGGTGAATATCGGCACGCTGCAAGCTCGCGGGGCCGACCTTTCCGGCCGTCAGCGGATCAGCCTCCGGTTGTACATCGACTATGATTGGGCGCTGACCTCGAGCGTCCTCGAGAACGCGCCGCCGCAGTATCTCGAAGCAAACCTGACCTCGATCGTCGGCAGTCAGATCAAGGGCGTGCCGCTGCACACGGCAAACGTCGCGGTCGACAACACGTTCGGCGTGGTCGACGCTCGGTACACGATCTACACCGTATCGATCAACAATACCAAAGACTTGCCGGCGTACGATTACAGCGACCTACGGCTGACCACGCCTATCTCGCGTAACGCAACCTTCACGATTGCGATCTCGAACGTGTTCAATCAATACGCTAATATCGCCGGTTTGATCGGAGAAGGGGTGCCGGCGCCGCTCAACAGCTACGCGAGCGTCGCGGACTACGCCCCGTATATCGGAAAATCGGCGACGGAGTGGTTCGGCTTGCCGTACCGGCAAGTCTACTTCAGCCTACAATTCCTGCGTTAG
- a CDS encoding NUDIX hydrolase has protein sequence MRPPGAYCRLSHREIYRNPWVAVEVHEIIHPTGAAGEHVLVVTGRAAGVLVVDGDAFVLARQARFAADAEKLEIVKGGAGEGESPLACAQRELREELGFEAQSWRPLGSVYEIPSIVQDPVALFVARGLRVVPSAPEHVERIDAVRMSIDDAFRASVDGRIDDAVTLAALLRFRLRKL, from the coding sequence ATGCGTCCCCCCGGTGCCTACTGCCGTCTCTCACATCGCGAAATCTATCGCAATCCCTGGGTCGCGGTCGAAGTGCACGAAATTATCCACCCCACCGGCGCCGCCGGCGAGCACGTGCTGGTTGTGACCGGGCGGGCCGCGGGCGTGCTGGTCGTCGATGGCGATGCGTTCGTGCTGGCGCGCCAAGCGCGCTTCGCTGCCGATGCCGAGAAGCTCGAGATCGTCAAAGGAGGCGCCGGCGAAGGCGAATCGCCGCTCGCTTGCGCGCAACGCGAACTGCGCGAGGAACTCGGGTTCGAGGCGCAATCGTGGCGGCCGCTCGGATCCGTTTACGAGATTCCTTCGATCGTGCAGGATCCGGTTGCGCTGTTCGTCGCCCGCGGTCTGCGCGTCGTGCCGAGCGCTCCCGAGCATGTCGAACGCATCGATGCCGTGCGCATGTCGATCGACGACGCCTTTCGCGCGAGCGTTGACGGCCGTATCGACGACGCGGTCACGCTCGCCGCGCTGCTGCGTTTTCGACTAAGGAAGCTCTAA
- a CDS encoding amino acid permease: MSFASQLFATTNVDKLRALAQQKILKRALTAKDLVAIGLGTMIGGGIFTTIGTGVVGAGPAVIVSYLLAGLTSFFAALCYAELGAMVPVAGSAYTYAYATLGKLFAWIIGFALIFEYGISAAPVAQQFSAAMQDVLKTIGFALPVWAQQSNLVIHGPWWLPGSWDLLHSQCDLLGALFVLALSVLLSIGIRESATTNNIFVVLKIGALIVFVLAGIQLFHAAHFAQFAPYGWGALRPFGGMADFNSTAQPYGIVAVGAFVFFSYIGFDTATTTAEECKNPQFDVPVGVIGALAIGTVLYCATAIVLIGAVPWNHVPVKNPLVYAVAPLHQPWLSWVITIGVLAGTTSVALSSLLGQTRIFYVMARDKMLPPVVAVINPRFKTPVRTTMVTGIAVALLTLIVPLDELLNLVNIGTLIAFTVVCAGVLYLRKRKPDLPRSFRVPFVPLFPILGIAFSLFLAVFGLSRTTWTWFAIALLVGLVFFFSYGFRTSKPEEIEPVVEPDGIAEQFV, from the coding sequence ATGTCCTTTGCGTCCCAGCTCTTTGCGACGACCAACGTCGACAAACTTCGCGCGCTCGCGCAGCAGAAAATTCTCAAACGCGCACTCACCGCCAAAGACCTGGTCGCAATTGGCCTCGGAACGATGATCGGCGGCGGCATCTTTACGACGATCGGAACCGGCGTGGTCGGCGCCGGACCCGCGGTGATCGTTTCGTATCTACTGGCGGGACTCACCTCGTTCTTCGCCGCGCTGTGCTACGCGGAGCTCGGCGCGATGGTGCCGGTTGCGGGCAGCGCATACACCTACGCGTACGCGACGCTGGGAAAACTCTTCGCCTGGATCATCGGCTTCGCGCTGATCTTCGAGTACGGGATCAGCGCCGCACCGGTAGCGCAGCAATTCTCGGCCGCGATGCAGGACGTGCTCAAAACGATCGGCTTCGCCCTACCGGTTTGGGCGCAGCAATCGAATTTGGTGATCCATGGTCCATGGTGGCTGCCGGGCAGCTGGGATCTGCTGCACTCGCAGTGCGATCTGCTGGGCGCGCTCTTCGTGCTCGCGCTCTCGGTGCTGCTCTCGATCGGCATCCGCGAATCGGCTACGACCAACAACATCTTCGTCGTCTTGAAGATCGGCGCACTGATCGTCTTCGTATTGGCCGGAATCCAGCTTTTTCACGCCGCGCACTTCGCGCAGTTCGCACCCTACGGTTGGGGCGCGCTGCGGCCGTTCGGCGGCATGGCCGACTTCAACTCGACCGCGCAGCCCTACGGCATCGTCGCGGTCGGGGCGTTCGTGTTTTTCAGTTACATCGGCTTCGACACCGCTACCACGACCGCGGAGGAGTGCAAGAACCCGCAATTCGACGTTCCGGTCGGCGTCATCGGTGCGCTCGCGATCGGAACGGTGCTTTACTGCGCCACCGCGATCGTCTTGATCGGAGCGGTGCCGTGGAATCACGTCCCGGTCAAAAACCCGCTCGTTTACGCGGTCGCGCCGCTGCATCAGCCGTGGCTTTCCTGGGTCATCACCATCGGCGTGCTCGCCGGGACGACCAGCGTCGCGCTCAGCTCATTGCTCGGCCAGACGCGGATCTTTTACGTGATGGCACGCGACAAGATGCTGCCGCCGGTGGTCGCGGTGATCAACCCGCGCTTCAAAACGCCGGTGCGCACGACGATGGTAACCGGGATCGCGGTCGCGCTCCTGACGCTGATCGTGCCGCTCGACGAATTGCTCAACCTGGTGAACATCGGAACGTTGATCGCCTTCACCGTCGTCTGCGCCGGCGTGCTGTACCTGCGCAAGCGCAAACCCGATCTTCCGCGAAGCTTCCGCGTGCCGTTTGTCCCACTCTTTCCGATCCTCGGCATCGCCTTCTCCCTCTTTCTCGCGGTCTTCGGCCTCTCGCGCACGACCTGGACCTGGTTTGCGATCGCGCTCCTGGTCGGACTGGTCTTTTTCTTCAGCTACGGCTTCCGCACGTCCAAACCCGAGGAGATCGAGCCGGTCGTGGAGCCCGACGGCATCGCGGAGCAGTTTGTTTAG
- a CDS encoding copper amine oxidase N-terminal domain-containing protein produces the protein MTYRRPTVQTLVLTAVFAALGSTLLAFSRPADMVVDGQTVESDVPPVTTGNRVYVPVRSLADALGAQTSVDGTNIYVVRGSQSLRLRVGDVHATINGMPFTLKHAPFRVRGRVMIGLRAMARVLGVQASYDPRTARIQVMTPGIGEAAPGPPAQTQ, from the coding sequence ATGACCTACCGCCGGCCCACGGTTCAGACGCTGGTTCTGACCGCGGTCTTCGCGGCGCTCGGTTCGACGCTGCTCGCATTCTCTCGTCCGGCCGACATGGTCGTCGACGGCCAGACCGTCGAGAGCGACGTTCCCCCGGTTACGACCGGGAATCGGGTCTACGTTCCGGTTCGCTCGTTGGCCGACGCGCTCGGGGCCCAGACGTCGGTCGACGGAACGAACATCTACGTCGTGCGCGGGAGCCAGTCGCTGCGGCTGCGCGTCGGGGATGTTCATGCCACGATCAACGGCATGCCCTTCACGCTCAAGCACGCGCCCTTCCGCGTGCGCGGGCGGGTCATGATCGGGCTGCGCGCGATGGCGCGTGTGCTGGGCGTGCAGGCATCCTACGATCCGCGCACCGCGCGCATCCAGGTAATGACGCCGGGCATCGGCGAGGCCGCTCCGGGACCACCGGCCCAGACGCAATAG
- the ispG gene encoding flavodoxin-dependent (E)-4-hydroxy-3-methylbut-2-enyl-diphosphate synthase: MIRLRRKSNPIFLQNKTGKSDAKSVWIGGDHPVAVQSMTTTDTADADATLEQVYGLAMEGCEIVRVTVKDPPDAAGLPAIVYRSPVPIVADIHFDHKMALAAIEAGVAKLRLNPGNIRDPKKVAEVVTAAKARGIPVRVGVNMGSLAPDLEKTLGHTAEAMVESALRHVLILEEHGHTEIAISLKAHDVNTTVDAYRLMDRRLRERGTPYPLHLGITEAGLLRDGTIKSSIGLGILLYEGIGDTIRVSLAADPIEEVPVCWSILKSLGLREKGFEITACPSCGRAEISVLELGRAVEAIAKEYSAPVKVAVMGCVVNGPGESKMADVGVAGGKGKGAIYRAGELVGTYPEDELLGMLRLEIEKVIAEKYPSYASEITSVS, from the coding sequence GTGATTCGCTTGCGGCGTAAATCCAACCCGATTTTCTTACAGAACAAGACCGGCAAGTCCGACGCCAAGAGCGTGTGGATCGGCGGCGATCATCCGGTCGCGGTGCAGTCGATGACCACCACCGACACGGCCGATGCGGACGCGACGCTGGAACAAGTCTACGGGCTCGCGATGGAAGGCTGCGAGATCGTGCGCGTAACGGTGAAGGATCCGCCCGATGCCGCCGGTCTGCCCGCGATCGTCTACCGTTCGCCGGTTCCGATCGTCGCCGACATCCATTTCGATCACAAGATGGCGCTCGCCGCGATTGAGGCCGGGGTCGCCAAACTGCGGTTGAATCCCGGCAACATTCGCGATCCGAAGAAGGTTGCCGAAGTCGTCACCGCCGCCAAAGCACGCGGCATTCCGGTGCGCGTCGGTGTGAACATGGGTTCGCTCGCGCCCGATCTCGAGAAGACGCTCGGCCACACGGCGGAAGCGATGGTCGAATCGGCATTGCGCCACGTGCTGATTCTCGAGGAACACGGTCATACCGAGATCGCGATCTCGCTCAAGGCGCACGACGTAAACACGACGGTCGATGCATACCGCTTGATGGACCGGCGTCTGCGCGAGCGCGGGACGCCGTATCCGCTGCATCTCGGTATCACCGAGGCAGGACTGCTGCGCGACGGCACGATCAAGTCGTCGATCGGCCTAGGGATTCTGCTATACGAAGGAATCGGGGATACGATTCGCGTGTCGCTGGCAGCCGACCCGATCGAAGAAGTGCCGGTCTGCTGGTCGATCCTCAAGTCGCTCGGCCTGCGCGAGAAGGGGTTCGAGATCACCGCGTGTCCGTCGTGCGGGCGCGCGGAGATTTCGGTGCTCGAACTCGGCCGCGCGGTCGAAGCGATCGCCAAGGAGTATAGCGCGCCGGTCAAAGTCGCGGTGATGGGCTGCGTCGTCAACGGTCCGGGGGAGTCGAAGATGGCCGACGTCGGCGTCGCCGGCGGCAAAGGCAAGGGTGCGATCTACCGCGCCGGCGAGCTGGTCGGCACCTATCCCGAGGATGAGTTGCTCGGTATGCTGCGGTTGGAAATCGAGAAGGTGATCGCCGAGAAGTATCCGTCGTACGCGAGCGAGATCACGAGCGTGTCATGA
- a CDS encoding M50 family metallopeptidase, with product MHLAVVNLESIDKIVTFLVMLSVLIVLHELGHYIVARRNGVKVNEFAVGFGPKLFSWVSPRTGTQYSLRLLPIGGYCAMEGEDNKTTEAEQQREFRESPARSPRNFQSKNPWQRLIIVLAGPIANFILAYIILLIGALAFGVPSDRIDRAIVTMVEPGYPAAAHGMRPGDRIVGVRVNGRDVTNANALVDTIHGSLGKSIDVTYERNGVSKTIHVKPQPCPQSAKLGCIGFSPEPAYERVALGKTLQYVGSEYVNVADQTFESLGLLVTHFTKYASQVSGPVGMGQVAGIVQEFGWGPYLALAATISFALGLFNLLPIPALDGGRAAFIIAELVRGKPVDPDKEALVHLAGLAALMALMILVAFHDIARIVSGQGVL from the coding sequence GTGCACTTAGCCGTCGTCAACCTCGAATCGATCGACAAGATCGTCACCTTCCTGGTGATGCTTTCGGTATTGATCGTGTTGCACGAACTGGGCCACTACATCGTCGCGCGCCGCAACGGCGTGAAGGTGAACGAGTTCGCGGTCGGCTTCGGTCCTAAGCTGTTCAGCTGGGTTAGCCCCCGCACCGGTACCCAATACTCGCTGCGCTTGCTGCCGATCGGCGGCTACTGCGCGATGGAAGGCGAGGACAACAAGACGACCGAGGCCGAGCAGCAGCGCGAGTTTCGCGAATCCCCGGCGCGCTCGCCTCGCAACTTTCAATCGAAGAATCCGTGGCAGCGTCTGATCATCGTCCTGGCCGGCCCGATCGCCAACTTCATACTTGCGTACATCATCCTGCTCATCGGCGCGCTGGCCTTCGGCGTGCCCAGCGACCGCATCGATCGCGCAATCGTTACCATGGTGGAGCCCGGCTATCCGGCGGCAGCGCACGGCATGCGTCCGGGCGATCGCATCGTGGGCGTGCGCGTTAACGGCAGGGACGTGACCAACGCCAACGCGTTGGTCGATACGATCCACGGATCGCTCGGGAAGAGCATCGATGTCACCTACGAGCGCAACGGCGTGAGCAAGACGATTCACGTCAAGCCGCAACCCTGCCCGCAGAGCGCCAAGTTGGGATGCATCGGGTTTTCACCCGAGCCGGCCTACGAGCGCGTCGCGCTCGGGAAGACGCTGCAGTACGTCGGATCCGAATATGTGAACGTTGCCGACCAGACGTTCGAATCGCTCGGTCTGCTGGTGACGCATTTCACGAAATACGCGAGCCAGGTCTCTGGTCCGGTCGGCATGGGGCAAGTTGCGGGGATCGTGCAAGAGTTCGGGTGGGGCCCGTATCTGGCGCTGGCGGCCACGATCTCGTTCGCACTCGGCCTATTCAACCTGCTGCCGATCCCGGCGCTCGACGGCGGCCGCGCGGCGTTCATCATTGCGGAACTCGTGCGCGGCAAACCCGTCGACCCCGATAAAGAAGCGTTAGTGCATCTTGCGGGTCTCGCAGCGCTGATGGCGCTCATGATCCTGGTCGCCTTCCACGACATCGCTCGCATCGTTTCCGGACAAGGGGTCCTGTAG